CTCGTGATGTGCTTTATTGCAAAGTGAAATATGAGAATGCTGTGATTCACGTATTTGTTCTTCATTTACCTTCAAAAAGAGAGAAAGACGTAAATAAGCCGAAGCGTGATTATATTCTCGCAGATCTGAATACGAAAGTTAAAAACCTGATTGTTTCTGAGAAGGAATCTGTAATCATTTTGGGCGACTTTAATGAAAATCCTGATGAAGAAAACCTATCAAATTTTCTTTATGACGATGAACATAATAAAATCTTGATGAATCCTTTTCTCGACTTGTATAAATCGGGCTACTTTTCCACGTATCATTACAAAAGTGGCTTGCTTTTTGACCAAATGATATTGTCAACAAATTTTCTTCAACAAAACTTTCCACTTGCTTTTAAAGAATCCAAAGTTTTTAATCATGAAAAACTAAGAAGTTGGGATAAGAAATTTTCAGACAGACCTTTCAGAACTTTTGCAGGAACTAGATATTTAGGTGGTTATAGCGATCACTTCCCAATTCTTACAGTTTTTGAAAAGACGCCAAAACATTAGAAAAATAAAAAGTAAAAGTTTATAGAATGAAAAACGCAACCAATTCAGAATATCATTTAGATAAGATCGATAAAGACATCATTTATATGTTGATGGATAATGCGAAGACCTCATTGGCGCATATATCAAAAAACGTGGGTATTTCTACGACCGCAGTGCACCAGAGAATTAAAAAACTGGAGCAGGCTGGAGTAATAGAAAATTCAATATCTTTCCTTAATCCACGTAAAATTGGCTACAAAGTGGTTTCCTACATTGGCGTATTTTTGGAGCAACCCAGTCATTACCATGATGCAATAAAAGCTTTGAAAGAAGTTAATGAAATTGTAGAAGCCCATTACACCACAGGAAATTACACCATATTCTTGAAAGTATTGTGTCGTGACAATGATCATTTAATGGAAATTCTGAACAAATTACAGAAACTAAAAGGCGTAACCAGAACCGAAACTTTTATTTCTTTGGAGCAAAGTATCAACAGACAACTTAAAGTATAACACTTCGCGTGTTTATAAATAGGAGATGAGGAGTACACTTTTTAAGGTGTACTTTTTTATTGCTCACATTTTTAGAAAGCATGAATTCCATTTGCCGATAATTGGCTAAATTTACATTCTCTAATAAACACAAATATATTTTCTAATTAAATATCATTATTCATGCAAAAGACATTAGAAAAAAATCATACAATTCCTATGCAAAATCACACTGACCTGCGCAATGAAGGATTGCCTTTTAATACCAAATATTTCGATGCAATCAATATCAATCGCAGTGCCGTTGAAAAACGCGTCGCAACTTTAGGTGGCCGTAGAAGCGTGAAAAAGGAATTTCAGGCAGCTTGGTTACTGAAAGCAGTTTCAATGATCGACCTGACGACTTTGGCCGGAGACGACACGCGCGGAAACGTAATGAGACTATGCGAGAAAGCGAAAAATCCCGTGCGTGCAGATCTGTTGCAAGCTTTAGGAATGGAAAATGCCAATTTAACAACCGGAGCAGTTTGTGTTTATCACAATTTAATTCCCTACGCGAAAGAAGCTTTGAAAGGAACTTCAATTCCAATCGCTGCAGTTTCTACAGGATTTCCTGCCGGTAAAATTTCCCTGGAAGATAAAATTACAGAAATCAAGAAGTCTGTCGCAGCCGGAGCAACTGAAATCGATATTGTAATTTCCCGTGATTTGGTTTTAGAATCAAAATGGCAGGAACTCTACGACGAAATCAAATTGTGCCGACAAGCTTGTGGCGATGCTCACATGAAAACAATTCTCGCAACAGGCGAAATTCCAACCTACACTAAAGTGGCAAAAGCATCTTGGGTCGCCATGATGGCCGGCTCAGATTTTATCAAAACCTCTACTGGGAAAGAATCCGTGAATGCAACTTTAGCGGTGAGTTTAGTTATGATCCGTTGTATTCGCGATTATTACGAATTAACGGGTGTAAAAGTAGGTTACAAACCAGCTGGCGGAATTCAAAAAGCAAAACAAGCACTCGATTATTTAATCTTAGTAAAAGAAGAACTAGGCAACGACTGGCTAACTCCAAACTTATTCAGATTCGGCGCAAGTTCCCTGTTAGGCGACATCGAGCGACAATTAGAACATTACGTGACCGGAAGATACAGCGCAGGATTTAGACATCCGATGGCATAATTATTTGGGCGCACATTTCCGTCTTCCACTCCCGCTTTTTTGTTTCACTTCGTTACACAAAAAGAGCTCCGTTCAAGCCGGGGCGCAATGGAACAAAGAATTGAAAGAAGCTTAGAAATACAAAAAATTAGATTTTCAAAAGAGCAAATTCACAATCCTTTTTTGCTCTTTTGAAAAACTTAAAAAAATAAAAACTTTTGTGACTTTTGTGGTTAAATTTACCACTTCATTACATTACCAAATTATCACATTATCAAATCAACATAATGGAAATCAAAGAAATATACGACACCATGGTTTACGGTCCCGCTCCAGAAAGTGCAGCTGCTGCTGTGGAATTTTTAGAAAATCATAACAGAAGTTTCGACTTATTCATTGGCGGAGAATGGCTAAAACCAAACGCTAAGAAATACATGGATTCCAATAATCCTTCCCACAAAGAATTTTTAGCAAAAATTGCCGAAGCCGACGAAACTGATGTTGACAAAGCCGTAAAAGCTGCCAACAAAGCATTACCGGAATGGGTTGCAATCGGTGGATTCGAACGTGCAAAATATTTATATGCAATCGCAAGACAGATTCAGAAACACTCAAGATTGTTTGCTGTTCTTGAAACCTTAGACAACGGAAAACCAATTCGCGAAACCCGTGATATCGATATTCCAATTGTTGCCAGACATTTTTATCACCACGCAGGTTGGGCAAAATTGATGGACACTGAATTTAGAGATTACCAGGAAGTCGGAGTTGTCGGACAAATCATTCCGTGGAACTTTCCGTTAATGATGCTTTCCTGGAAAGTGGCTCCAGCTTTAGCCATGGGAAATACCGTCGTTTTAAAACCCGCAGAATATACTTCTTTAACTGCTTTACTTTTTGCAGAAATCTGTGAGAAAATCGGATTACCAAAAGGAGTTGTCAATATAGTAACAGGGAAAGGGACCGTTGCCGGAAATGCTTTGGTTAATCATAAAGATATTCAGAAAGTTGCTTTCACAGGTTCTACCAAAGTAGGCAAGATCTTAAGAACAAATATCGCCGGGACAGGTAAAAAAATATCATTAGAATTAGGAGGCAAATCACCGTTCATCGTATTTGAAGATGCAGATTTAGATTCAGCAGTTGAAGGAATTGTTGACGCCATCTGGTTCAATCAAGGACAGGTTTGTTGTGCAGGTTCCAGATTATTAATCCAGGAATCAGTTTCAGAAGTTTTCTATAAAAAACTTCGCGCCAGAATGGAAACTTTACGTATAGGAGATCCAATGGACAAAGTTGTTGATATGGGTTCTATTGTAGATCCAGTTCAATTGAAAACCATCAAAGATATGGTCCAAATTGGAATCGACGAAGGTTGTACCATTTACCAACCAAAAAATGGACTTCCAGAAAACGGATGGTTTTATCCACCCACATTATTTACCGATGTTCCAACAAGCGCAGTAATTGCACAGGAAGAAATTTTCGGACCGGTTTTAGTCGCCATGACTTTCCGTTCGCATTCTGAAGCAGTTGCTTTGGCGAATAATACAAGATATGGTTTGGCTTCAAGTGTTTGGACAGAAAATATTAATCTAGCTTTAGATATTGCACCAAAAATTAAGGCAGGAAGCGTTTGGATCAACTGTACGAATCAGTTTGACGCCGCTGCAGGATTTGGTGGTTATAGAGAATCAGGTTTCGGAAGAGAAGGAGGGAAAGAAGGTTTGTATGAATATATGAAACCTAGAGTTGAAGCAGAATTTGCTTCAAAGCCAATTTTGCCGAAAACTGAAAAGCCAAAAGATGCTAAAAAAGCAAAAAACGATTTAGCAGAAATCGACCGTACCACAAAAATGTACGTTGGTGGAAAACAAGCGCGTCCGGATGGAGGTTACAGTACAGAAATCAAAAATGCTTTCGGAGAATATATCGGTGAAGTTTCAGAAGGAAACAGAAAAGATATTAGAAACGCCGTTGAAGCAGCACACGCAGAAAAATCTTGGGGCGGAATGACTGGTCATGCAAGAGTGCAAGTTTTGTATTATATCGCAGAAAATTTAGCGATTCGTTCAGAAGAATTCGCAGAAAGAATTGTCGAAATGACGAATCAATCTTTAGAATCTGCACAAGATGAGGTTGAAAAATCAATTGAAAGAATTTATACCTATGCCGCTTATGCTGATAAATACGATGGTGCTGCACATTCTACTGTTCAGAGAATGGTGACTTTAGCAATGCCCGAAGCAATCGGAGTAATGGCTATAATTTGCCCGGATGAAAATCCATTGTTAGGATTTATCTCTACTGTGATTCCTGCGATTGCGATGGGAAATAAAGTAGTGGTCATTCCATCTGAAAAACATCCGTTCTCAGCGACCGATTTCTATCAGATTTTAGAAACCTCAGATGTTCCTGCTGGAACCGTAAATATCATTACCGGTCCAAAAGAAGAATTAGCCAGCGAACTCGCCAAACATTATAATGTTGAAGGAATTTGGTATTTCGGAACTGCAGAAGGAAGTAAAAATATCGAATTATTATCCACAGATTCTATGAAACGTTCTTGGGTAAATTTCGGTAAATACAGAAACTGGCTCAATCCAAAACATGGTGAAGGTCAGGAATTTTTAAGACACGCCACAGAAATTAAAAATATCTGGATTCCTTACGGAGCGTAGATTTTTTTCATAAAAAGGAAAACCATGCAGTTGAGCATGGTTTTTTTTATTTAATCTTTTATGTAAAATTATTTCGTTTCTTTCTTTATGTAATCTTTCGTGTCGTTGTAACCTTCTTTTACAGCTTTTCCTCCTTTTTTCGCAGTTTTATCGGTCCATCTTGCGGCTTTTTTAGCGCTTCTCTTGGTTGCTTTGGCCCCCTTTTTTACGGTTTTCTCTGTCCATTTTACGCCATCTTTAGCGGTTTCTCCGGTCCATTCTGCACCGTCTTCTACAGCATTTCCAACTGCTTTTGCATCTTTTTTAACTTCCTGTTTTAGGGTAGGTTTTGTTTCCTGTGCAGAGATCGCTATGGTCAGAAAAAATAGAGCTGATAATGATAATAACTTGGTTTTCATCTTGATAAATTTTATAGTTAATCTACCTCATATCTCACATATTGAGCCAATCATCTGATCAAAATATTTTTAACTATAAATTAACGCTTTCATTTTTAAATTAATATTTTTGCAGCCTCATGGCGAAAAGAAAAATAAAGAAAAAAACCACCAGAAAAATTCATAAAAATCGCAAGAGACATTTTCTTCTACGACGGGAAATTCTTTTGCTTTTTTTAGCACTTGCTTTATTCGGTACTGGTTTCTATTTAAAGGAGAAGATCTCTTTTTATTATGCCATGTATTTCAATAAATTCGAACATAAAAAACTAACCAATTCCGAAAAGGAAGAAAACAGAATCAACCGAATCATTGGTGAATACGCAGACAAAACCTTCGGAATGGATGTTTCACATTACCAAAGAAAAGAAGATATCGTCTGGGACAGTTTAAGTATTGGAAACCGTACTATTCCGATAAAATTCGTGGTTCTTCGGGCAACCATGGGGAATAAATCGACCGATAAACATTTCGAAGAATTTTGGACGCTTTCAAAAAAGCATGAACTTATTCGTGGTGCTTATCACTTTTATCGGGCTGATGAAGATCCGGTCATGCAAGCCAATAATTTTCTGGCCAACGTAAAATTAGAATCCGGAGATTTACCACCCATTTTAGATATAGAAAAAATCCCAAGGCGGAAATCAACCAAAAAACTCGTTGAAGATCTGAAGATTTGGTGCCGCATCGTAGAAGATGCTTACGGCGTAAAACCCATCATCTATTCCTATTACCACTATCACAAAGATTTTTTGAAAGGAGAGTTTGATGATTATCCGTTGTGGTTGGCAAATTACAATGATGTTCCCCAACCCACGCCGGATAGTAACTGGGAAATCTGGCAGTTTACGGAAAATGGAATCGTTTACGGAATCAACACCAAAGTTGACCTTAATGTTTATAACGGAAATCTTTGGTCATTGAAAAGATTGACTTTAGATTAACAAAAAAAGGATGCTCACGAGCATCCTTTTTTATATTTTGATAAACTTTTTATTTTACTTTATCCAATAAAGCTTGCGTGTCCTGATATTCTTCACCTTCTTTTTTCGCCAGTTCGATAGCTTTTTCAGCCCATATCTTAGTATTGGCTTTGTCGCCCAGTTTAAAGTAAAGATTGGCCAGGGTATCAGAGTTGGCATAACCTTCATTTAATTTCACAGACTGTTTTGCCCAAATGATCGCCTTTTCCAAAGATGCTTTATCGGTAGAATTTTCGAAAAAATTCCATGAAATTGAATTTAATTCTTCAGAAGTGAAAAGTTTAGAACTCCCGTCCTGGTAATATTCCATCGCCAGTTTTTCGTAAGAATTTCTATCTTTTGCCGCCGAAGCTACTTTCATTTTAGATTTTAGCAACAAAGGTTTAACCTCTTCTTCAGACATTGTTTTTCTTGCTTCAGCAACATATTTTTTCTCATCGAAAGTTTTTGTTGTCTTATCATAAGCATTATTAAACAAAGCATTTAGTTTAAAATTGTTTAGGACCTTATTATAATTTTCTTCCGGCATCACTTTCAATAATTCCGCTTTTCGAGTGACAAATTCCGGGTAAAGTGGCGAATTACTGTCTTTCGTTAAGGAGAAAAGGATGGAGAAATCTTCCTGAGTGAAAGGTTCTCCTTTTTTTCCTCCAAAATAAGTTGTTGCAGCTTTTGTCGCTAAGTCCGCATCTGCGAAAGTAAATATGTTAATAAACCTTTTTAAAAATTCCGGGTCTTTATTCCCTTCGTCAAATTTCTTTTTAAGCGCACCCATTTGTTTTGCAGGATCCACGGCATCTTTACCTACAGTAATAAATTCGGGTGCATCATAATAGGAAGTTACCCGATGAATTAATTCCCCATCACCATTGATGAAAAGGTAAGTCGGATAAGCTCTTACGTTATATTTTTTTGCCAAATCAATTCCTTCTCCTTTTTCCATATCAATTTTGGAATTGATGAAATTAGCGTTGTAGAAATCGCCAACTGCAGGCTGGGGAAATACGTTTTTCGCCATCAGTTTGCACGGTCCACACCAAGTGGTAAAGGCGTCTACAAAAAGCAATTTATTTTCCTTTTTAGCAATAGCGAGTAAATCTTTGAAGGATTTGTTCTCTTCAAATTTCATTCCCTGTCCGAAGGTGACGATGCTGAAAAGCACCAGTAATATCAATGAAATTTTTTTCATTTTTAAAATTTATTTAATCGTAAAAATAATGTATTCTTTAAAAAGTCGTGAAGCCGTCTCAAAATAAAATATGAGGCGGTTTTTTTATTTTCTGTTGTAAAGCGTTAAATTTTGATTATTTGTGATTTTTGCACATTAGGATAAAAATGTGCTCTTACTTAAGCACTCTTTTTTCTTAGATTGTGTGCTAAAGCGTGTAATCCGAACTCTAATTCCACTTTTTCTATTCCTTTGTGTGTAAAACGCTTGAAGTTCCGATTGGATTTGATATGTGCAAAGACGGGTTCTACATCCGCCGTGCGTTGTTTGCGTTTTATTTCTCCGATTTCACTCAAGATGTTTTCCCGAACTCTCTCCTTATGCCGTTCTAAATTTTGGTTGCGTTCTATTATTCTGTTTCCCTGGGCTTTATGGCAAGCCCCTCGCAGCGGACAACCGGTGCAGTTTTGAGCCTGGTACAGTGAACTTGTCTGAGCATAACCGCTTTTTGTTTTTCGATTTCGGTTGGTGATTTTATTCATCGGTTGCCCCATCGGACAGATATACTGATCGTTCTCTTCGTTATAATAAAGTTTATCGCGGTGAAAGTCTTCGTTGATTTTCTTTCTTTTCGATTTTAAAATACCCTGTTCCTTATCGAAGGTGTTGTATTTTACGAAGGTTTCTATATTTTTCTCTTCCAGAAAATCATAATTTTCTTCACTGCCGTAACCAGCATCAGCAGTAAGTTCTTCCGGCAAAAACTGATAAAGTTCTTCAAAAGTATTGAGATGTGGTTTAAGCGTATTTAAATCATTGGTGGTTTGGTGTAAAGTATAATGAATAACAAACTGGGATTCAGAACTTACCTGCACGTTGTAGGCGGGTTTAAGTTGACCATTCTGCATATGATCATCTTTCATGCGCATAAATGTGGCATCGGGATCGGTCTTACTATAACTGCCACGTCCGTCCAAAACCTTTTCCTGCTCCTGGTACTTATCCAGGTTCTGAGAAAAATTCTTTTGAATGTATCTTAATTTTGCCTTTGCTTTGGTGGATGCCTTCGGGTTTTTGCTGATGATCTCTTCTATTTTCTTGGCGGTCTTCTCTATTTTATCTTTATCGATGGTTTTAAACTCCGGTGGTGTAGGATCGCTGTCTTCTTCCTCAGCAATGCTTTGGGCATAGTTCCACATTTGTTCAAGTTGTTCTGCCATCTTCTCTTTTCTGGTTTTAATGGCATTGCCCCAAACGAAGGTATATCTCCCGGCAATAGACTCTATCTTAGTTCCATCGGTAAAAACTTCTTTCAAGCTAACGAGTCCTTCCTCTGCTAATAACAGGACGACCTGTTTGAAAATGTCTTTGAAAATAGTCTTGAGTTTCTTGCTCCGAAAACGTGCGATGGTGTTATGGTCTGCGACCTGTTGAGCGGACAACCACATAAAATTAATATTCTCACGCATCGCTTTTTCGATCTTCCTGCTGGAATACGTATTATCCATATAAGCGTAAACCATCACCTTAAGCATCATCTTGGGATGAAAGCTCGGTTTGCCATCT
This DNA window, taken from Kaistella carnis, encodes the following:
- a CDS encoding IS1182 family transposase, translating into MNYMSIKFKDYNQQQNWLFPPSIEELIPENHAVRVVNGIIEQLDLRLLIEEYSKDGKPSFHPKMMLKVMVYAYMDNTYSSRKIEKAMRENINFMWLSAQQVADHNTIARFRSKKLKTIFKDIFKQVVLLLAEEGLVSLKEVFTDGTKIESIAGRYTFVWGNAIKTRKEKMAEQLEQMWNYAQSIAEEEDSDPTPPEFKTIDKDKIEKTAKKIEEIISKNPKASTKAKAKLRYIQKNFSQNLDKYQEQEKVLDGRGSYSKTDPDATFMRMKDDHMQNGQLKPAYNVQVSSESQFVIHYTLHQTTNDLNTLKPHLNTFEELYQFLPEELTADAGYGSEENYDFLEEKNIETFVKYNTFDKEQGILKSKRKKINEDFHRDKLYYNEENDQYICPMGQPMNKITNRNRKTKSGYAQTSSLYQAQNCTGCPLRGACHKAQGNRIIERNQNLERHKERVRENILSEIGEIKRKQRTADVEPVFAHIKSNRNFKRFTHKGIEKVELEFGLHALAHNLRKKSA
- a CDS encoding glycoside hydrolase family 25 protein, whose product is MAKRKIKKKTTRKIHKNRKRHFLLRREILLLFLALALFGTGFYLKEKISFYYAMYFNKFEHKKLTNSEKEENRINRIIGEYADKTFGMDVSHYQRKEDIVWDSLSIGNRTIPIKFVVLRATMGNKSTDKHFEEFWTLSKKHELIRGAYHFYRADEDPVMQANNFLANVKLESGDLPPILDIEKIPRRKSTKKLVEDLKIWCRIVEDAYGVKPIIYSYYHYHKDFLKGEFDDYPLWLANYNDVPQPTPDSNWEIWQFTENGIVYGINTKVDLNVYNGNLWSLKRLTLD
- a CDS encoding aldehyde dehydrogenase family protein; its protein translation is MEIKEIYDTMVYGPAPESAAAAVEFLENHNRSFDLFIGGEWLKPNAKKYMDSNNPSHKEFLAKIAEADETDVDKAVKAANKALPEWVAIGGFERAKYLYAIARQIQKHSRLFAVLETLDNGKPIRETRDIDIPIVARHFYHHAGWAKLMDTEFRDYQEVGVVGQIIPWNFPLMMLSWKVAPALAMGNTVVLKPAEYTSLTALLFAEICEKIGLPKGVVNIVTGKGTVAGNALVNHKDIQKVAFTGSTKVGKILRTNIAGTGKKISLELGGKSPFIVFEDADLDSAVEGIVDAIWFNQGQVCCAGSRLLIQESVSEVFYKKLRARMETLRIGDPMDKVVDMGSIVDPVQLKTIKDMVQIGIDEGCTIYQPKNGLPENGWFYPPTLFTDVPTSAVIAQEEIFGPVLVAMTFRSHSEAVALANNTRYGLASSVWTENINLALDIAPKIKAGSVWINCTNQFDAAAGFGGYRESGFGREGGKEGLYEYMKPRVEAEFASKPILPKTEKPKDAKKAKNDLAEIDRTTKMYVGGKQARPDGGYSTEIKNAFGEYIGEVSEGNRKDIRNAVEAAHAEKSWGGMTGHARVQVLYYIAENLAIRSEEFAERIVEMTNQSLESAQDEVEKSIERIYTYAAYADKYDGAAHSTVQRMVTLAMPEAIGVMAIICPDENPLLGFISTVIPAIAMGNKVVVIPSEKHPFSATDFYQILETSDVPAGTVNIITGPKEELASELAKHYNVEGIWYFGTAEGSKNIELLSTDSMKRSWVNFGKYRNWLNPKHGEGQEFLRHATEIKNIWIPYGA
- a CDS encoding Lrp/AsnC ligand binding domain-containing protein — protein: MKNATNSEYHLDKIDKDIIYMLMDNAKTSLAHISKNVGISTTAVHQRIKKLEQAGVIENSISFLNPRKIGYKVVSYIGVFLEQPSHYHDAIKALKEVNEIVEAHYTTGNYTIFLKVLCRDNDHLMEILNKLQKLKGVTRTETFISLEQSINRQLKV
- the deoC gene encoding deoxyribose-phosphate aldolase, encoding MQKTLEKNHTIPMQNHTDLRNEGLPFNTKYFDAININRSAVEKRVATLGGRRSVKKEFQAAWLLKAVSMIDLTTLAGDDTRGNVMRLCEKAKNPVRADLLQALGMENANLTTGAVCVYHNLIPYAKEALKGTSIPIAAVSTGFPAGKISLEDKITEIKKSVAAGATEIDIVISRDLVLESKWQELYDEIKLCRQACGDAHMKTILATGEIPTYTKVAKASWVAMMAGSDFIKTSTGKESVNATLAVSLVMIRCIRDYYELTGVKVGYKPAGGIQKAKQALDYLILVKEELGNDWLTPNLFRFGASSLLGDIERQLEHYVTGRYSAGFRHPMA
- a CDS encoding endonuclease/exonuclease/phosphatase family protein, translated to MSNKINEEFISFYNVENLFTPDPPPVHKLDPTASGLNNWDERKYQNKLFKIAHVFQLMQESEGKLPLFIGVSEIQGDKPLQDLLALEPFSNDFGIVHYESMDERGVDVALIYDKTKIEILSSEPISYFFTVEKQDYDYYDTTRDVLYCKVKYENAVIHVFVLHLPSKREKDVNKPKRDYILADLNTKVKNLIVSEKESVIILGDFNENPDEENLSNFLYDDEHNKILMNPFLDLYKSGYFSTYHYKSGLLFDQMILSTNFLQQNFPLAFKESKVFNHEKLRSWDKKFSDRPFRTFAGTRYLGGYSDHFPILTVFEKTPKH
- a CDS encoding thioredoxin family protein, with protein sequence MKKISLILLVLFSIVTFGQGMKFEENKSFKDLLAIAKKENKLLFVDAFTTWCGPCKLMAKNVFPQPAVGDFYNANFINSKIDMEKGEGIDLAKKYNVRAYPTYLFINGDGELIHRVTSYYDAPEFITVGKDAVDPAKQMGALKKKFDEGNKDPEFLKRFINIFTFADADLATKAATTYFGGKKGEPFTQEDFSILFSLTKDSNSPLYPEFVTRKAELLKVMPEENYNKVLNNFKLNALFNNAYDKTTKTFDEKKYVAEARKTMSEEEVKPLLLKSKMKVASAAKDRNSYEKLAMEYYQDGSSKLFTSEELNSISWNFFENSTDKASLEKAIIWAKQSVKLNEGYANSDTLANLYFKLGDKANTKIWAEKAIELAKKEGEEYQDTQALLDKVK